In a genomic window of Streptomyces sp. NBC_01231:
- a CDS encoding glycoside hydrolase family 2 protein, with product MLEATPLTEDWILKHEGDRLPATVPGCVHTDLLAAGVIPDPFLGQGETEVAWVGRREWTYETDLAATNGHEQTDLVFDGLDTVAEVLLDGRPLGRTRNMHRSYRFDVTGLGGRLSVRFASAYAEAEAVRGQLGERPAAYAEPYQYIRKMACSFGWDWGPTLVTAGIWRPVRLERWSTARIARVRPLVTVEDGLGRVEVRVDVERSRVEAELAVEATVGGVRARAEIDGTTGTVRIEVPDVRLWWPRGYGEQPLYNVELTLLHEDRPLDVWRRRIGFRTVELDRRPDPHGTGFTFVVNGERLFARGVNWIPDDVFPSRIGRDRYRERLRQAADAGVDLVRVWGGGIYESEDFYDACDELGLLVWQDFPFACAAYPEEQPLRGEVEAEARENVVRLMPHPSLVLWNGNNENLWGFRDWGWEERLAGDSWGEGYYLGVLPRVVAELDPTRPYAAGSPWSGSWEHHPNDPAHGTHHSWEVWNREDYADYRANVPRFVAEFGWQAPPAYATLRRALPGEELAPDSPGMLHHQKADDGNGKLERGLARHFALPEGDFDRWHYLTQINQARAVAAGIEHWRSHWPVCAGTVVWQLNDCWPVTSWAAIDGDGREKPLYHELRRLYADRLLTLQARERGLVSAAVNQSAQAWSGTLTLRRMSVEGLVIGTASVSFTAGARSVADFGVPRELEPVGPKEFLVADAWGSPRSSDAGTGEALRALHFPAADREIPYPRPEFDVALVPGGIEVTARTLVRDLLLQADRLDPAARADRGRLTLLPGERVTIGVRGWKARDGRDAAAAREALYCMEPHR from the coding sequence ATGCTGGAGGCCACACCGCTCACCGAGGACTGGATCCTGAAGCATGAGGGGGACCGGCTCCCGGCGACCGTGCCGGGTTGCGTGCACACCGATCTGCTGGCGGCGGGGGTGATCCCGGACCCGTTCCTCGGACAGGGCGAGACCGAGGTCGCGTGGGTGGGACGACGCGAGTGGACGTACGAGACCGACCTGGCGGCGACGAACGGGCACGAGCAGACCGACCTGGTCTTCGACGGCCTCGACACCGTCGCCGAAGTCCTGCTCGACGGCCGGCCCCTCGGCCGGACGCGGAACATGCACCGCTCGTACCGCTTCGACGTGACCGGCCTCGGCGGGCGGCTGTCGGTGCGGTTCGCCTCCGCGTACGCCGAGGCGGAGGCCGTGCGCGGGCAGTTGGGCGAGCGGCCCGCCGCCTATGCCGAGCCGTACCAGTACATCCGCAAGATGGCCTGCTCCTTCGGCTGGGACTGGGGGCCGACCCTGGTGACGGCCGGGATCTGGCGGCCGGTGCGGCTGGAGCGGTGGTCGACGGCCAGGATCGCGCGGGTGCGCCCGCTGGTGACCGTCGAGGACGGTCTGGGGCGGGTCGAGGTGCGGGTGGACGTCGAGCGCTCCCGGGTCGAGGCGGAGCTCGCGGTGGAGGCGACGGTCGGCGGGGTGCGGGCGCGTGCGGAGATCGACGGGACGACCGGGACCGTACGGATCGAGGTGCCTGACGTACGACTGTGGTGGCCGCGTGGCTACGGCGAACAGCCGCTGTACAACGTCGAGTTGACGCTCCTTCACGAGGACCGCCCGCTGGACGTGTGGCGGCGCCGGATCGGTTTCAGGACCGTCGAACTGGACCGTCGGCCCGACCCGCACGGCACCGGTTTCACCTTCGTCGTCAACGGGGAGCGGCTGTTCGCGCGGGGCGTGAACTGGATCCCGGACGACGTGTTCCCGTCCCGGATCGGCCGGGACCGCTACCGGGAGCGGCTGCGGCAGGCGGCCGACGCCGGTGTGGACCTGGTGCGCGTGTGGGGCGGCGGGATCTACGAGAGCGAGGACTTCTACGACGCCTGCGACGAACTCGGGCTGCTGGTCTGGCAGGACTTCCCGTTCGCGTGTGCGGCCTACCCGGAGGAGCAGCCGCTGCGCGGCGAGGTGGAGGCGGAGGCCCGCGAGAACGTCGTACGGCTGATGCCGCATCCCTCGCTGGTCCTGTGGAACGGCAACAACGAGAACCTGTGGGGGTTCAGGGACTGGGGGTGGGAGGAGCGGCTGGCCGGGGACTCCTGGGGCGAGGGGTACTACCTGGGCGTACTGCCGCGGGTGGTGGCCGAGTTGGATCCGACGCGGCCGTACGCGGCGGGCAGTCCCTGGTCCGGGTCGTGGGAGCACCATCCGAACGATCCGGCGCACGGTACGCACCATTCGTGGGAGGTGTGGAACCGGGAGGACTACGCGGACTACCGCGCGAACGTGCCGCGTTTCGTCGCCGAGTTCGGATGGCAGGCGCCGCCCGCGTACGCCACGCTGCGACGCGCGCTGCCGGGTGAGGAGCTCGCCCCGGACTCCCCCGGGATGCTGCACCACCAGAAGGCCGACGACGGCAACGGCAAGCTGGAGCGCGGGCTGGCCCGTCATTTCGCCCTCCCGGAGGGGGACTTCGACCGCTGGCACTACCTCACGCAGATCAACCAGGCCCGTGCGGTCGCCGCCGGGATCGAGCACTGGCGGTCGCACTGGCCGGTGTGCGCGGGCACGGTGGTCTGGCAGCTCAACGACTGCTGGCCGGTGACGTCATGGGCGGCGATCGACGGGGACGGCCGTGAGAAGCCGCTGTACCACGAACTGCGGCGGCTGTACGCGGACCGGCTGCTCACCCTTCAGGCGCGGGAGCGGGGGCTGGTGTCGGCCGCCGTCAACCAGTCGGCGCAGGCATGGTCCGGCACCCTGACCCTGCGGCGGATGTCCGTCGAGGGGCTGGTGATCGGCACGGCGAGCGTGAGCTTCACGGCCGGGGCGCGGTCGGTGGCGGACTTCGGGGTGCCGCGGGAGCTGGAGCCCGTGGGCCCCAAGGAGTTTCTGGTCGCGGACGCATGGGGGTCCCCCCGCTCGAGCGACGCCGGGACCGGGGAAGCGCTGCGTGCCCTGCACTTCCCGGCCGCGGACCGCGAGATCCCCTATCCCCGGCCGGAGTTCGACGTCGCGCTGGTGCCGGGCGGGATCGAGGTGACGGCGCGCACCCTGGTACGGGATCTGCTGCTCCAGGCCGACCGGCTGGATCCGGCGGCGCGGGCCGACCGGGGGCGCCTCACGCTGCTGCCCGGAGAACGGGTGACCATCGGTGTGCGGGGGTGGAAGGCTCGGGACGGTCGGGACGCAGCCGCCGCCCGCGAAGCCTTGTACTGCATGGAGCCCCATCGATGA
- a CDS encoding LacI family transcriptional regulator, producing MTAQSASRVTIKDVAARAGVSKGAVSLAFNHKPGLSEATRDRIFEAARELGWAPSPTARTLAGSRVDVVGLAICRPARLLGLEPFYMDFVSGVESVLIERSCSLLLRLVRSVEEEVGLQETWWRGRQIGGSILVDFRADDPRVAGVERLGMPAVAVGHPSLTGGLTSVWTEDADAVTEAVRYLAALGHRRIARVGGAAALGHTSMRTAAFDEAARALKLAGARQVATDYSGEAGARATRALLTAAPPDRPTAIVYDNDIMAVAGLSVAAEMGLSVPDDVSLLAWDDSQLCRLTHPTLSAMSHDVHGFGAEAARTLFGVIMGEGPGSHPVPTPVLTPRGSTAPPKV from the coding sequence ATGACAGCCCAGTCGGCCTCCCGCGTCACCATCAAGGACGTCGCCGCGCGCGCCGGCGTGTCCAAGGGGGCCGTGTCCCTCGCCTTCAACCACAAGCCGGGCCTGTCGGAGGCGACCCGCGACCGGATCTTCGAGGCGGCCCGGGAACTGGGCTGGGCGCCGAGCCCGACCGCCCGGACGCTGGCCGGGTCGCGAGTGGACGTGGTGGGGCTGGCGATCTGCCGGCCCGCCCGGCTGCTCGGCCTGGAGCCCTTCTACATGGACTTCGTCTCGGGGGTGGAGAGCGTCCTGATCGAGCGTTCCTGCTCGTTGCTGCTGCGGCTGGTGCGGAGCGTGGAGGAGGAGGTCGGGCTCCAGGAGACCTGGTGGCGGGGGCGGCAGATCGGCGGATCCATCCTCGTCGACTTCCGCGCGGACGATCCCCGGGTGGCCGGGGTCGAGCGGCTCGGGATGCCGGCGGTCGCCGTCGGGCACCCCTCGCTGACCGGTGGCCTCACCTCCGTGTGGACCGAGGACGCCGACGCAGTGACGGAGGCGGTGCGCTATCTCGCGGCGCTCGGGCACCGGCGGATCGCCCGGGTCGGGGGCGCGGCGGCCCTCGGGCACACCTCCATGCGTACCGCCGCCTTCGACGAGGCGGCCCGCGCGCTGAAGCTGGCCGGGGCGCGGCAGGTGGCCACGGACTACTCCGGGGAGGCGGGGGCGCGGGCGACGCGGGCGCTGCTGACGGCGGCGCCCCCGGACCGGCCGACCGCCATCGTGTACGACAACGACATCATGGCCGTGGCGGGGCTCTCGGTGGCCGCCGAGATGGGGCTGAGCGTGCCGGACGACGTCTCCCTGCTCGCCTGGGACGACTCCCAGCTGTGCCGGCTCACGCATCCGACCCTCTCCGCGATGAGCCACGACGTGCACGGTTTCGGGGCGGAGGCGGCCCGGACACTGTTCGGTGTGATCATGGGAGAGGGCCCTGGGTCCCATCCCGTGCCCACTCCGGTACTGACTCCGCGGGGCTCGACGGCGCCGCCGAAAGTGTGA